The following proteins are co-located in the Diaphorobacter sp. HDW4B genome:
- the pyrE gene encoding orotate phosphoribosyltransferase — MVSKSDQTAQQSQLALDFVQFAVESGVLRFGEFKTKAGRMSPYFFNAGLFDDGAKMGRLAEFYAKAILASGMEFDMVFGPAYKGIPLAATVAVELARQGRNVPFAYNRKEAKDHGEGGTLVGAPLKGRVLIIDDVMSAGTAARESIALINAAGATPHAIAIALDRQEKATENGRDVDHSAVQYVRNTLGMQVCTIAKLADLLQYLAASGGGDEMKSHHERVLAYRERYGVSDL, encoded by the coding sequence ATGGTGAGCAAGAGCGATCAAACGGCACAACAATCCCAACTGGCGCTGGATTTCGTGCAATTCGCGGTGGAATCCGGCGTATTGCGCTTTGGAGAATTCAAAACCAAGGCCGGGCGGATGAGCCCCTACTTCTTCAATGCGGGGCTGTTCGATGATGGCGCAAAAATGGGCCGCCTCGCCGAATTCTATGCAAAAGCCATTCTGGCCAGTGGCATGGAGTTCGACATGGTCTTTGGTCCGGCCTACAAGGGCATCCCGCTGGCGGCGACCGTGGCCGTCGAGCTGGCGCGCCAAGGCCGCAATGTGCCGTTTGCCTACAACCGCAAGGAAGCCAAGGACCACGGCGAAGGCGGCACGCTGGTGGGCGCGCCGCTCAAGGGCCGTGTGCTGATCATCGACGACGTGATGTCGGCTGGCACGGCTGCACGCGAATCCATCGCCCTGATCAACGCTGCGGGGGCCACGCCACACGCCATCGCGATTGCGCTGGACCGTCAGGAGAAAGCCACCGAGAATGGCCGCGATGTGGACCACAGTGCTGTGCAGTACGTGCGCAACACGCTCGGCATGCAGGTATGCACTATCGCAAAGTTGGCAGACTTATTGCAGTATCTGGCGGCAAGTGGTGGTGGCGACGAGATGAAGTCGCATCACGAGCGGGTGCTGGCATACCGTGAGCGATACGGCGTCAGCGATCTTTGA
- a CDS encoding DUF4124 domain-containing protein: MYSCVDKNGRRITADRPIPECIDREQRVLDKTGTERRRIGPTLTENERVAAEAQRRVDAEQKAKVADQRRRDRALITRFPDEATHNAERVTAVAVFNDLIQIAYKRIEQLRVDRAAINTELEFYQNDPKKAPAKVQRRIADNEEDIAEQQRYIVTQQEEKRRVQQRYDAELAQLKELWAAERAAAGNAAATAAGTPTSAAAAKPASGAR; encoded by the coding sequence GTGTACTCCTGTGTTGACAAAAATGGCCGACGCATCACGGCTGACCGTCCCATTCCCGAATGCATCGACCGCGAGCAGCGCGTGCTCGACAAGACCGGCACCGAGCGCCGCCGCATCGGCCCCACGCTGACCGAGAACGAGCGAGTGGCCGCCGAGGCGCAGCGCCGCGTCGATGCCGAGCAAAAGGCCAAGGTGGCCGACCAGCGCCGCCGCGACCGTGCGCTGATCACCCGTTTCCCCGACGAAGCCACGCACAACGCCGAGCGTGTGACGGCGGTGGCGGTGTTCAACGATCTGATCCAGATTGCCTACAAGCGCATCGAGCAGTTGCGCGTCGATCGTGCGGCCATCAACACCGAACTCGAGTTCTACCAGAACGATCCCAAGAAGGCGCCCGCCAAGGTGCAGCGCCGCATTGCGGACAACGAGGAAGACATCGCCGAGCAGCAACGCTACATCGTCACGCAGCAGGAAGAAAAGCGCAGGGTGCAGCAGCGCTATGACGCCGAGCTGGCGCAACTCAAGGAACTGTGGGCTGCAGAGCGCGCGGCGGCAGGCAACGCGGCGGCAACGGCGGCGGGCACGCCCACCAGTGCGGCAGCGGCCAAGCCCGCATCCGGGGCCCGCTGA
- a CDS encoding exodeoxyribonuclease III, with the protein MFKLTSLNLNGIRSAATKGVVEWLDQSRPDCICVQEIKAQAADIADKFESLGNLKGHFHFAEKKGYSGVGVYTRHEPSDVIIGYGSGEFDAEGRYVETRFDTPTRKMSIISAYFPSGSSGDLRQQAKFRFLAEFQMQLMKLKAERNFILCGDVNIAHQQIDLKNWRSNQKNSGFLPEEREWMTKLLHTTDPTGGLVDVYRQLQPDTTDSCYTWWSNRGQAYANNVGWRLDYHLATPALAQLAKTESIYKDQKFSDHAPITIGYDFKL; encoded by the coding sequence TTGTTCAAATTAACCAGTCTCAACCTCAACGGCATTCGCTCCGCGGCCACCAAAGGGGTGGTGGAATGGCTGGACCAAAGTCGTCCGGATTGTATTTGCGTACAGGAAATCAAGGCTCAGGCCGCTGATATTGCCGACAAGTTCGAGTCACTTGGCAACCTGAAAGGCCATTTTCACTTCGCCGAAAAAAAGGGCTACTCGGGCGTGGGCGTCTACACCCGCCATGAGCCCAGCGACGTGATCATCGGCTACGGCTCGGGCGAGTTCGATGCCGAGGGCCGCTATGTCGAGACCCGCTTCGACACGCCCACGCGCAAGATGTCCATCATCAGCGCCTATTTCCCGAGCGGCTCCTCGGGCGACCTGCGCCAGCAGGCCAAATTCCGCTTTCTGGCCGAATTCCAGATGCAGCTCATGAAGCTCAAGGCCGAGCGCAACTTCATCCTCTGCGGCGACGTGAACATCGCCCACCAGCAGATCGACCTGAAAAACTGGCGCAGCAACCAGAAAAACAGCGGCTTTTTGCCAGAGGAACGTGAGTGGATGACAAAGTTGTTGCACACAACTGATCCAACCGGCGGTCTGGTTGACGTCTATCGTCAGCTGCAACCTGATACAACTGACAGTTGTTATACATGGTGGAGCAATCGTGGCCAAGCCTATGCGAACAACGTGGGCTGGCGTCTGGACTACCACCTGGCGACTCCGGCACTGGCTCAGCTGGCAAAAACCGAGTCCATCTACAAGGACCAGAAGTTCTCGGACCACGCGCCGATCACCATCGGCTACGACTTCAAGCTGTGA
- a CDS encoding acyl-CoA dehydrogenase family protein, with protein MDFSLSPELRELRDRTRRFIAEQVIPLERDPRQSAHGPSEELRRELVSRAKAAGLLTPHASREMGGMGLTHIEKAVVFEEAGYSWLGPTAMNIHAPDEGNIHLMEEVATEAQKERWLRPQVEGKLRSCFAMTEPSPGAGADPSMLATTATKDGDDYLINGTKWFITGAEGADYVIIMARMEDGSATMFLSDMDRPEIVLERSMDAMDSCFTGGHGVLRFNNLRVPASDVLGEIGKGFRYAQVRLAPARLTHCMRWLGQARRAHETALEYTRKRQAFGKPLAEHEGVGFMLADNDMDLHTARLNIWHTAWLLDQGEKGNYESSRAKVICSEAEWRVVDRSVQMLGGQGVTGETPVMRIFSDMRAFRIYDGPSEVHRWSMARKLVHMAEKAAAENHG; from the coding sequence ATGGACTTTTCGCTTTCCCCCGAGTTGCGCGAGCTGCGCGACAGAACGCGGCGCTTCATCGCCGAGCAGGTGATTCCGCTGGAGCGCGATCCGCGCCAGTCGGCCCACGGCCCGAGCGAGGAGCTGCGCCGCGAACTGGTCAGCCGCGCCAAGGCGGCCGGTCTGCTCACGCCGCATGCGTCCAGGGAAATGGGCGGCATGGGGCTCACGCACATCGAAAAGGCGGTGGTCTTTGAAGAGGCCGGCTACTCGTGGCTGGGCCCGACGGCGATGAACATCCACGCGCCCGACGAAGGCAACATCCACCTGATGGAAGAAGTGGCGACCGAGGCGCAGAAGGAGCGCTGGCTGCGTCCGCAAGTCGAAGGCAAGCTGCGTTCGTGCTTTGCGATGACCGAGCCGTCGCCCGGCGCGGGTGCCGATCCGTCGATGCTGGCGACCACCGCCACCAAGGACGGCGACGACTACCTGATCAACGGCACGAAGTGGTTCATCACGGGCGCGGAAGGCGCTGACTACGTGATCATCATGGCGCGCATGGAAGACGGCTCGGCCACGATGTTCCTGTCCGACATGGACCGCCCGGAAATCGTGCTCGAGCGCAGCATGGACGCGATGGATTCGTGCTTCACCGGCGGTCACGGCGTGCTGCGTTTCAACAATCTGCGCGTGCCCGCATCGGACGTGCTGGGCGAGATCGGCAAGGGCTTTCGTTATGCACAAGTGCGATTGGCTCCCGCTCGTCTCACGCACTGCATGCGCTGGCTGGGTCAGGCACGCCGCGCGCATGAAACCGCGCTGGAGTACACGCGCAAGCGCCAGGCCTTCGGCAAGCCGCTGGCCGAGCACGAAGGTGTGGGCTTCATGCTGGCCGACAACGACATGGACCTGCATACCGCGCGCCTGAACATCTGGCACACGGCGTGGTTGCTTGACCAAGGCGAGAAGGGCAATTACGAATCGAGCCGCGCCAAGGTGATCTGCTCCGAAGCCGAGTGGCGTGTGGTCGATCGCAGCGTGCAGATGCTGGGCGGCCAAGGCGTGACGGGCGAGACGCCGGTGATGCGCATCTTCAGCGACATGCGCGCCTTCCGCATCTACGACGGCCCGAGCGAAGTGCACCGCTGGAGCATGGCGCGCAAGCTGGTTCACATGGCTGAAAAGGCCGCAGCGGAGAACCATGGATGA
- a CDS encoding SDR family NAD(P)-dependent oxidoreductase, producing the protein MSSAIDKFSLKGKLVLVTGASSGLGTHFAQLLASCGAKVAVAARRADKLQSVVDDITQAGGEARAFSLDVSNAQSVKDCFDTIGEWAVPDVIVNNAGVTVTRALLDQTEEDFDSVIDTNLKGNWLVATEGARRMVAAKKGGAIVNVASILGERVGGGVAPYAISKAGVIQATKAMALELARYGIRVNALLPGYVITDLNRDFLTSELGDKLRMRIPSRKFSELSDLDGPLLLLTSDAGAAMSGSTVAVDGAHLVSGL; encoded by the coding sequence ATGAGCAGCGCCATCGACAAATTCAGCCTCAAGGGCAAACTGGTTCTGGTGACGGGCGCATCGAGCGGTCTGGGCACGCACTTTGCGCAACTGCTGGCGAGCTGCGGTGCCAAGGTGGCCGTGGCCGCGCGGCGTGCGGACAAGCTGCAGTCGGTGGTCGATGACATCACCCAAGCGGGCGGCGAGGCGCGTGCGTTCTCGCTCGACGTGAGCAATGCGCAGAGCGTGAAGGACTGCTTCGACACCATCGGTGAATGGGCCGTGCCGGACGTGATCGTGAACAACGCGGGCGTGACCGTGACGCGCGCGCTGCTCGATCAGACCGAGGAAGATTTCGACAGCGTGATCGACACCAACCTCAAGGGCAACTGGCTGGTGGCGACCGAAGGCGCGCGCCGCATGGTGGCCGCCAAGAAGGGCGGCGCGATCGTCAACGTGGCCTCGATTCTGGGCGAGCGCGTGGGCGGCGGCGTCGCGCCGTATGCGATCTCCAAGGCCGGTGTGATTCAGGCGACCAAGGCGATGGCGCTGGAACTCGCGCGCTACGGCATCCGCGTGAATGCGCTGCTGCCGGGCTATGTGATCACCGACCTGAACCGCGATTTTCTGACCAGCGAATTGGGCGACAAGCTGCGCATGCGCATCCCCAGCCGCAAGTTCAGCGAGCTGTCCGATCTGGACGGCCCGCTGCTGTTGCTGACGTCGGACGCGGGCGCGGCGATGTCGGGTTCCACCGTCGCCGTCGATGGCGCACATCTGGTGAGCGGACTATGA
- a CDS encoding cytochrome c, producing the protein MFKTTTRVLAITAAMCLSAHSAQALEIDLPGETALYKESSLPGYSLTLQNCLMCHSAQYVQYQPRSSPRSYWEATVKKMKHPFGAPFAESDVPAMVDYLTKTYGAESSAATAVK; encoded by the coding sequence ATGTTCAAGACCACGACCCGCGTTCTCGCCATCACCGCAGCCATGTGTCTGAGCGCCCATTCGGCTCAGGCGCTCGAAATCGATCTGCCCGGCGAAACCGCGCTCTACAAGGAAAGCAGCCTGCCCGGCTACTCGCTCACGCTGCAGAACTGCCTGATGTGCCATTCGGCGCAGTATGTGCAGTACCAGCCCAGGTCATCGCCTCGCAGCTATTGGGAGGCAACTGTCAAGAAAATGAAACATCCGTTCGGCGCGCCCTTCGCCGAAAGCGACGTTCCCGCGATGGTGGACTACCTCACCAAGACCTATGGTGCGGAGAGTTCTGCGGCCACCGCAGTGAAGTAA
- a CDS encoding phosphotransferase, producing the protein MSSNSNASSSTPTLPMEALTAYLRAQGLAGDEPLKVSVLAGGQSNPTFRIDAGGDRQYVLRKKPPGTLIASAHAIDREFRVMKALADTGVPVPKMLAYCEDDSLIGTPFYIMQFLQGRVFMDQGLPGLSNAERTQIYREMNRVIAALHAVDYKAVGLHDYGKEGNYVGRQIARWTRQCKESTLPVNDSMHKLMEWLPANLPEGDETTLVHGDYRLDNLIFHPTEPRVIGVLDWELSTLGHPLADLSYQCMGWRIPHDLWRGIGGLDLAQLGIPSEAEYVKWYSDATGRNAAGHWDFYIAYNLFRMAAILHGIAQRAADGNATADDAVETGRKAGPLADLGWEAAERFEAQQKRNKEN; encoded by the coding sequence ATGAGCAGCAACTCCAACGCATCTTCTTCCACACCCACATTGCCGATGGAGGCGCTGACTGCATACCTGCGCGCGCAGGGCTTGGCGGGCGACGAGCCGCTCAAGGTGAGCGTGCTTGCGGGCGGTCAGTCCAACCCGACCTTCCGCATCGACGCGGGTGGCGACCGCCAGTACGTGCTGCGCAAGAAGCCGCCGGGAACGCTGATCGCATCGGCCCACGCCATCGACCGCGAATTCCGTGTGATGAAGGCGCTGGCCGACACGGGCGTGCCGGTGCCGAAAATGCTCGCGTATTGCGAGGACGACAGCCTGATCGGCACGCCGTTCTACATCATGCAGTTTCTGCAGGGCCGCGTGTTCATGGACCAGGGCCTGCCGGGACTGAGCAATGCCGAGCGCACGCAGATCTATCGCGAGATGAACCGAGTGATCGCCGCGCTGCATGCGGTCGACTACAAGGCCGTGGGCCTTCACGACTACGGCAAGGAAGGCAACTACGTCGGTCGCCAGATCGCGCGCTGGACACGCCAGTGCAAGGAATCCACGCTGCCCGTGAACGACTCCATGCACAAGCTCATGGAATGGTTGCCCGCGAACCTGCCCGAAGGCGACGAAACCACTTTGGTGCACGGCGACTACCGCCTCGACAACCTGATCTTTCACCCGACCGAGCCGCGCGTGATCGGCGTGCTGGACTGGGAGCTGTCCACACTCGGCCACCCGCTGGCCGATCTGTCGTACCAGTGCATGGGCTGGCGCATTCCGCACGATCTGTGGCGCGGCATCGGCGGGCTCGATCTGGCGCAACTGGGCATTCCGTCCGAAGCCGAATACGTGAAGTGGTACAGCGACGCCACAGGCCGCAACGCGGCCGGGCACTGGGATTTCTACATCGCCTACAACCTGTTCCGCATGGCCGCGATCCTGCACGGCATCGCCCAGCGCGCAGCCGACGGCAACGCGACCGCAGACGACGCGGTGGAAACCGGACGCAAGGCCGGTCCGCTGGCGGATCTGGGGTGGGAGGCGGCCGAGCGATTCGAAGCGCAGCAAAAGCGCAACAAGGAGAATTGA
- a CDS encoding bifunctional diguanylate cyclase/phosphodiesterase: protein MGQPTQLKSVIGGKKAMRGVPSPVAAADEGTAKLMRKAVDSLPCLVWMGAGKDQAGWANAAWREFTGMESSNWLHAVHPESVDRMQRLWDEALASKVGFQEEVRLRDRDGNFRWFLVAVLFRETPDDAQTQACLNATDVHERILARQSLIRNLGMQEKMLDASVDCIKIVNPDGTLAHMNLSGCKALGVSPDSGFGMKWLELLPPEIHAAGLRAFRQALRGSNARFSGKSVVPGKPAQYWDNILTPVLDDNGKTMSILCVSRDVTQQQLAEERLRRANEFDELTELPNRRAFKEELRPTLLRAREKGSGALLMLIDLDHFKHLNDTLGHAAGDHLLQVMARRIQSCLPDSSYVARIGGDEFAIIVPDVKDDNAIMRVAHKVVLQLDPPINYASKRINGSMSVGCALYPRDARDPMVLLSHADAALNDIKVNGRGGVRIFSPEIMQPLEDAAVQMEQARRILRDGTVRAHYQPKVRLLDRKLVGVEALLRSQDVEHGGLQMPGTVQAAFLNYDLATRIADALRAKVFADLVTWQRAGLQVVPVSLNAAPVEFMRDNYAERLLKQLEKACVDPALIELEVTEQTLDERGAKFVTRALLQLKQAGIRVALDDFGTGHSSLTRLRNFPVDCLKIDSNLVGNFGSDPAITAVVHAIGRIGADLSLELVAEGIETEKQSQALLSAGYEIGQGHLFSRAVSADAIATLLANEQAVWEPSSRQVSAA from the coding sequence ATGGGCCAGCCAACTCAACTCAAGTCAGTCATCGGAGGGAAGAAAGCCATGCGGGGGGTGCCATCGCCCGTCGCGGCGGCCGATGAGGGCACGGCAAAGCTCATGCGCAAGGCCGTGGACTCGCTGCCCTGTCTGGTCTGGATGGGCGCTGGCAAGGATCAGGCTGGCTGGGCCAACGCGGCGTGGCGCGAGTTCACCGGCATGGAGTCGTCGAACTGGCTGCATGCGGTGCATCCCGAGAGCGTCGATCGCATGCAGCGGCTGTGGGACGAGGCGCTGGCGAGCAAGGTGGGATTTCAGGAAGAGGTGCGACTGCGCGACCGCGACGGAAATTTCCGCTGGTTTCTGGTGGCGGTGCTGTTTCGCGAGACCCCGGACGATGCCCAGACGCAGGCCTGTCTGAACGCCACCGACGTGCACGAGCGCATTCTCGCGCGCCAGTCGCTGATCCGCAATCTGGGCATGCAGGAGAAGATGCTGGATGCGAGCGTGGACTGCATCAAGATCGTGAACCCGGACGGCACGCTCGCGCACATGAATCTCTCGGGCTGCAAGGCGCTGGGCGTGTCGCCCGATTCCGGCTTCGGAATGAAGTGGCTCGAGCTGCTGCCACCTGAAATCCACGCCGCTGGCCTGCGCGCCTTCCGCCAGGCACTGCGCGGCAGCAATGCGCGGTTTTCCGGCAAGAGCGTGGTGCCGGGCAAGCCCGCGCAGTACTGGGACAACATCCTCACGCCGGTGCTCGACGACAACGGCAAGACGATGAGCATTCTCTGCGTCTCGCGCGATGTGACGCAGCAGCAGCTTGCCGAGGAGCGCCTTCGCCGAGCCAATGAATTCGACGAACTGACCGAGCTGCCCAACCGCCGCGCGTTCAAGGAAGAACTGCGCCCAACCCTGCTGCGCGCCCGCGAGAAGGGCAGTGGCGCGCTGCTGATGCTGATCGACCTGGACCACTTCAAGCACCTGAACGACACGCTGGGCCACGCGGCGGGCGACCATCTGCTGCAGGTGATGGCGCGCCGCATTCAGAGCTGCCTGCCCGACTCCTCCTACGTGGCGCGCATCGGCGGCGACGAGTTCGCCATCATCGTGCCGGATGTGAAGGACGACAACGCCATCATGCGCGTCGCCCACAAGGTGGTGCTGCAGCTCGACCCGCCGATCAACTACGCCAGCAAGCGCATCAACGGCAGCATGAGCGTCGGCTGCGCGCTGTACCCGCGCGACGCCCGCGATCCGATGGTGCTGCTCAGCCATGCCGACGCGGCGCTCAACGACATCAAGGTCAATGGCCGGGGCGGCGTGCGCATCTTCAGTCCAGAAATCATGCAGCCGCTCGAAGACGCGGCCGTGCAGATGGAGCAGGCGCGCCGCATTCTGCGCGACGGCACGGTGCGCGCGCACTACCAGCCCAAGGTGCGGCTGCTGGACCGCAAGCTGGTGGGCGTCGAGGCGCTGCTGCGTTCGCAGGACGTCGAACATGGCGGCCTGCAGATGCCCGGCACCGTGCAGGCGGCCTTTCTCAACTACGACCTGGCCACGCGCATTGCGGATGCCCTGCGTGCCAAGGTGTTCGCCGATCTGGTGACCTGGCAACGAGCCGGGTTGCAGGTGGTGCCGGTGTCGCTCAACGCGGCTCCGGTCGAGTTCATGCGCGACAACTACGCCGAGCGCCTGCTCAAGCAGTTGGAGAAGGCGTGTGTCGATCCCGCGCTGATCGAACTGGAAGTGACCGAGCAGACGCTGGACGAGCGCGGCGCAAAGTTCGTGACACGTGCGCTGCTGCAGCTCAAGCAGGCAGGCATCCGCGTGGCGCTCGACGATTTCGGCACCGGCCATTCGTCGCTCACCCGGCTGCGCAATTTCCCCGTGGACTGCCTCAAGATCGATTCGAATCTGGTGGGCAATTTCGGCAGCGATCCGGCGATCACCGCCGTGGTCCATGCGATTGGCCGCATCGGCGCGGACCTGTCGCTGGAACTGGTGGCCGAGGGAATCGAGACGGAAAAGCAGAGTCAGGCACTGCTGAGCGCCGGTTATGAAATCGGCCAGGGCCATCTCTTCAGCCGCGCCGTGAGCGCCGACGCGATCGCCACACTGCTGGCCAACGAGCAGGCCGTCTGGGAGCCCAGCAGCCGTCAGGTGTCCGCAGCCTGA
- a CDS encoding alpha/beta hydrolase, which yields MNSLPSGAFSRRSLLGLGLGSASLLLGACASPDMNSHSASHNALRSAPPVQIPGSHQLDMRDAASGLVWRIFVQVPDAPAPAGGYPVLYLLDGNASFVTAAQIARNTGNRPAALRKDPLLVVGIGYPIDGAMDQEARKRDYTPPPATEAGTGGAEVFLDFIEKQLQPAVRAAWSIDPARQTLFGHSLGGLLTVHALVTRNPLFSRYAAASPSLWWNSAQELQTIEQWIAKGAPTTSGNVQLQLRVGSRERAKRNETDPARAAKAAERRMNEHVETLAERLTALKRPQLQVDFKELQGADHGGTLAPSLIEAITLAQAREERE from the coding sequence ATGAACAGTCTTCCCTCTGGCGCTTTCTCGCGCCGCAGCCTGCTGGGGCTTGGTCTGGGCTCGGCCTCGCTGCTGCTCGGTGCCTGCGCCTCGCCTGACATGAACTCACACTCCGCCAGCCACAACGCCCTGCGCAGCGCACCACCCGTGCAGATTCCGGGCAGCCATCAGCTCGACATGCGCGATGCGGCGAGCGGGCTGGTCTGGCGCATCTTTGTGCAGGTGCCTGACGCGCCCGCGCCTGCGGGGGGTTACCCCGTGCTGTATCTGCTGGACGGCAACGCCAGCTTTGTGACGGCGGCGCAGATTGCGCGCAACACCGGCAATCGTCCGGCTGCGTTGCGCAAGGACCCGCTGCTGGTGGTCGGCATCGGTTATCCGATCGACGGAGCTATGGACCAGGAAGCCCGCAAGCGCGACTACACGCCGCCGCCCGCAACAGAGGCAGGCACGGGCGGTGCCGAGGTGTTTCTGGATTTCATCGAAAAGCAGTTGCAGCCTGCGGTGCGCGCCGCATGGAGCATCGACCCGGCACGCCAGACGCTGTTCGGCCATTCGCTGGGCGGCCTGCTGACGGTGCATGCGCTCGTCACGCGCAACCCGCTTTTTTCGCGCTATGCGGCGGCCAGCCCATCGCTGTGGTGGAACAGCGCGCAGGAACTGCAGACCATCGAACAGTGGATTGCCAAGGGTGCACCGACAACATCAGGCAATGTGCAACTCCAATTGCGCGTCGGCTCGCGCGAGCGCGCCAAGCGCAACGAAACCGATCCCGCCCGCGCAGCCAAGGCAGCCGAGCGACGCATGAACGAGCATGTCGAGACACTGGCCGAACGCCTGACCGCGTTGAAGCGCCCGCAACTGCAGGTCGATTTCAAGGAGCTGCAAGGAGCCGACCACGGCGGCACGCTGGCGCCGTCGTTGATCGAGGCAATCACGCTGGCGCAAGCTCGGGAAGAGCGGGAATAG
- a CDS encoding GntR family transcriptional regulator, translating to MARTQTEQADPEATPDHGKDSGTHSSGARSASGTVFYGIMKGLDAQSFVPGQRLVEVDLAAQYGVSRNSVREALQRLAAEGVVELSRNKGAAIRSLSLQQTLEVLDVAERMTGLLAKSAAQGIADGHPPTNIEQALRELTQADQTHDTEAFAAARRSLYRALLEASGSQELRRLFPSIQMPIVYAQHRPATLQKVRMRDYQAMSDAILAGNAQAADKAGIAHVQNVRAAIVRKHEEASA from the coding sequence ATGGCGCGCACCCAGACCGAGCAAGCAGACCCCGAAGCCACCCCGGACCACGGCAAGGACAGCGGCACCCACAGCAGCGGTGCTCGAAGCGCTTCCGGCACCGTGTTCTACGGAATCATGAAGGGGCTGGACGCGCAGTCCTTCGTGCCCGGACAGCGACTGGTCGAGGTGGACCTCGCCGCGCAATACGGCGTGAGCCGCAACTCCGTGCGCGAAGCCCTGCAGCGCCTGGCTGCAGAAGGCGTGGTCGAACTCTCGCGCAACAAGGGCGCGGCGATCCGCTCGCTCAGCCTCCAGCAGACGCTGGAAGTGCTGGACGTGGCCGAACGCATGACCGGCCTGCTCGCCAAAAGCGCGGCACAAGGCATTGCCGACGGCCACCCGCCCACAAACATCGAACAGGCGCTGCGCGAACTGACCCAGGCCGACCAGACGCACGACACCGAAGCCTTCGCCGCAGCCCGCCGCAGTCTCTATCGCGCACTGCTCGAAGCCAGCGGCAGCCAGGAGCTGCGCCGCCTTTTTCCGTCGATTCAAATGCCCATCGTCTACGCACAGCACCGCCCCGCCACACTGCAGAAAGTGCGCATGCGCGACTATCAGGCGATGAGCGACGCGATCCTCGCAGGCAACGCGCAGGCGGCGGACAAGGCGGGAATCGCGCATGTGCAGAACGTGCGCGCGGCCATCGTCCGCAAGCACGAAGAAGCTTCGGCCTAG